A single window of Nicotiana tomentosiformis chromosome 1, ASM39032v3, whole genome shotgun sequence DNA harbors:
- the LOC104085153 gene encoding uncharacterized protein isoform X13 — MQCSAPSSFERQFRKELPDLYKYLQEAPSHKVGWKDVIHWMWPLFAEEWGSWRSLDLKLSAFPFTDPVTGLPTFHERLPSPLLLKTAIALSDIRIFSSNRHYPGACITFCKEELLSDIQWLDDSDEKTRLLSHLSQIVLSMQKVIINEAILRKLLWFSVAIELISENLYYLGYWPSKVRVCGFWFPPRKWQFSCNDCAEISASGISGNLNKQNKLCSARLGLQFFIKFPAKELPVFIGLSSVGSMGFLRNSRAFLRVLGTALDISGCRFILFSAGYKPLEEAIESYAKEASSCSEQTHWSNEGVSLFGGRLFCFCGSVPYNWLFPRCAAAVHHGGSGSTAAALQAGVPQVICPFMLDQFYWAERMFWLGVAPEPLRREHLVPDKDEDFYIKEAANMLVRALDYTQTSEVKARALQISNKLSNEDGVSEAVRLIKEELRSCQ; from the exons ATGCAATGTAGTGCTCCTTCATCATTTGAACGGCAATTTAGGAAAGAACTTCCAGATTTATATAAGTATCTCCAGGAAGCTCCCAGTCACAAG GTTGGTTGGAAAGATGTCATCCATTGGATGTGGCCACTTTTCGCTGAGGAGTGGGGCTCATGGAGAAGTTTGGACCTGAAGCTCAGTGCCTTTCCTTTTACG GACCCTGTAACTGGTCTTCCGACATTCCATGAGAGGCTCCCGTCTCCTCTGCTATT GAAAACTGCTATTGCACTTTCTGACATACGTATTTTCTCTTCTAACAGGCACTATCCTGGTGCCTGTATTACCTTTTGTAAAGAAGAACTGCTTTCTGACATACAGTGGCTTGATGACAG TGACGAGAAGACAAGATTGTTAAGCCATCTCTCTCAGATAGTTTTGTCAATGCAAAAGGTGATAATTAACGAAGCCATATTGAGAAAGCTGTTGTGGTTTTCTGTTGCTATTGAGCTGATAAGTGAAAACCTTTACTATTTAGGTTATTGGCCATCAAAAGTGCGGGTTTGTGGCTTTTGGTTTCCTCCCAGGAAATGGCAGTTTTCATGCAATGACTGTGCAGAAATCTCTGCATCCGGTATTTCAGGGAATTTGAATAAGCAAAACAAACTGTGTTCTGCCCGCCTCGGCTTGCAGTTTTTCATCAAATTTCCTGCTAAAGAGCTGCCTGTTTTCATAGGACTGAGTTCAGTTGGAAG CATGGGTTTCCTGAGGAACTCTCGTGCATTCCTTCGGGTGCTTGGAACTGCGTTAGACATATCGGGTTGCAGATTTATTCTGTTCTCAGCTGGCTATAAACCTTTAGAAGAAGCAATTGAATCATATGCCAAGGAAGCATCCTCTTGTTCAGAACAAACACATTGGAGTAATGAAGGAGTTTCTCTTTTCGGAGGCCGACTCTTTTGTTTCTGTGG TTCCGTCCCATACAACTGGCTGTTCCCAAGATGTGCAGCTGCAGTCCATCACGGTGGAAG TGGATCCACTGCTGCTGCTTTACAGGCTGGAGTTCCTCAG GTGATATGTCCATTTATGCTGGATCAATTCTACTGGGCGGAGAGGATGTTTTGGCTTGGTGTTGCCCCCGAGCCATTGAGAAGAGAACACTTGGTGCCAGATAAAGATGAGGATTTCTATATCAAGGAAGCTGCAAACATGCTTGTGAGGGCCTTGGACTATACACAGACTTCTGAAGTCAAAGCCCGTGCTTTGCAGATTTCTAATAAATTGTCAAATGAG GATGGAGTATCAGAAGCAGTCCGTCTCATAAAGGAAGAGCTAAGAAGTTGTCAATAA